From the genome of Mesorhizobium japonicum MAFF 303099, one region includes:
- a CDS encoding TrbI/VirB10 family protein, whose product MTDTSRPNTPPKLDPEQLQLRASPRRAVRFRRGVIIAIAAVGSGAILGVTMMALQGPAWRIKHQAEDRYNTERKPPAEGLEALPKDYSGIMPKAPVLGPPLPGDLGRPILERQRQLGIAPGQDISAEEQRLAQQAIEARESQVLFRIDNRPRQTDVAGGGPSAQQPSEALPQSGATRTSASVAPAEGDQNNQQRKLDFVSQRNTSGIYNPHALQTPASPYQLMAGSVIAASLVTGINSDLPGLVVAQVTENVHDTVTGSIVLIPQGSRLIGTYDSVVAFGQRRALLVWQRIILPDGSSIEIDNLPATDTAGYAGLEDKVDFHTWQLIKGVALATLLGVGTELSFGENESDLVKAIRESTQQNISQAGQRITEKNLNIQPTIIVRPGWPLRVIVHKDLVLRPYPT is encoded by the coding sequence ATGACCGATACGTCCCGCCCCAATACCCCTCCAAAACTCGATCCCGAGCAGCTGCAGTTGCGAGCCTCGCCCCGCCGCGCTGTCCGATTCAGGCGCGGTGTGATCATCGCCATCGCTGCAGTCGGATCCGGTGCCATTCTGGGCGTCACGATGATGGCGCTTCAAGGACCGGCATGGCGTATCAAGCACCAGGCAGAGGACCGCTATAACACCGAGCGCAAGCCACCCGCCGAGGGACTAGAAGCGCTTCCCAAGGACTATTCCGGGATCATGCCGAAGGCCCCTGTGCTCGGACCGCCACTGCCCGGCGACCTCGGTCGCCCCATCCTTGAACGCCAACGTCAGCTCGGCATCGCGCCAGGGCAGGATATCTCCGCCGAGGAGCAGCGCCTTGCCCAGCAAGCAATTGAGGCGCGCGAGTCGCAAGTCTTGTTCCGGATCGACAATCGACCCAGACAGACAGATGTCGCCGGAGGCGGGCCGAGTGCGCAGCAGCCGTCTGAGGCGCTTCCGCAATCCGGAGCGACGCGCACGTCAGCTTCCGTTGCCCCAGCCGAGGGTGACCAGAACAACCAACAGCGCAAGCTCGATTTTGTCAGTCAGCGAAACACAAGCGGGATCTACAATCCGCATGCGCTGCAGACGCCGGCCTCGCCCTACCAACTGATGGCCGGCAGCGTGATCGCGGCCAGTCTCGTCACCGGCATAAATTCCGACTTGCCTGGCCTTGTCGTCGCGCAGGTCACCGAGAATGTGCACGACACAGTCACCGGCAGCATTGTGCTCATTCCGCAAGGCTCACGCCTCATCGGCACTTATGACAGCGTCGTGGCTTTTGGGCAGAGGCGCGCATTGCTGGTCTGGCAGCGAATAATCCTGCCCGACGGTTCCTCGATCGAAATCGACAATCTGCCAGCGACGGATACTGCCGGCTATGCTGGGCTTGAAGACAAGGTCGATTTTCACACCTGGCAGCTGATCAAGGGAGTTGCTCTAGCGACGCTACTGGGCGTTGGTACCGAGTTGAGCTTTGGGGAAAACGAAAGCGACCTAGTTAAGGCGATCCGGGAATCCACTCAGCAAAACATCAGTCAAGCCGGCCAGCGCATCACCGAAAAGAACCTGAATATTCAACCCACCATTATCGTCCGCCCCGGTTGGCCCCTACGCGTGATTGTACACAAGGATCTTGTGCTGCGCCCATACCCGACTTGA
- the trbG gene encoding P-type conjugative transfer protein TrbG — protein sequence MSSVRAVLILSASTAVLSACASKPVPPPEISYDAADFKPAAIEKPPEKPVKIVEVPKPLPLPGQLQPDPGRVADDKRSPEERVSDANKAATQQPTRYGYVNAVQVYPFADGALYQLYAAPERVTDIALQPGEKLTAVSAGDTVRWVIGDTVSGTGDNQRTHVLVKPFAPGLNTNLVITTERRTYHLQLQSTEKTSMAAISWTYSEDQIIALRQRNAQAEAAAPVSSNVTLENIRFRYSISGDTPPWRPTRAFDDGSKVYIEFPRRIDQGEAPPLFIVGADGNNQLVNYRMRGNYYIVDRLFAAAELRLGTKQQQVVRITRTDGRKPTRRMALFPRLGR from the coding sequence ATGTCGTCGGTCCGTGCCGTGCTGATCCTGTCGGCCTCTACAGCAGTCCTCTCCGCCTGCGCGTCGAAGCCGGTACCGCCGCCTGAGATTTCCTATGATGCTGCCGATTTCAAACCAGCCGCAATCGAGAAGCCGCCGGAGAAGCCGGTCAAGATAGTCGAAGTGCCAAAGCCGCTGCCGTTGCCAGGTCAGCTACAGCCCGATCCGGGCAGGGTGGCCGATGACAAGCGCTCTCCTGAAGAACGGGTCTCCGATGCCAATAAAGCAGCGACGCAGCAACCCACCAGGTATGGGTACGTGAATGCGGTTCAGGTCTATCCATTCGCCGATGGCGCACTCTATCAGCTCTATGCCGCGCCGGAGCGCGTTACCGATATCGCACTCCAGCCGGGCGAGAAGCTAACAGCCGTGTCGGCCGGCGACACGGTGCGTTGGGTGATCGGCGATACCGTCAGCGGCACCGGTGACAATCAGCGCACCCATGTGCTGGTAAAACCCTTCGCGCCGGGACTTAACACAAATCTGGTGATCACCACGGAACGACGCACCTACCATTTGCAGCTTCAAAGCACCGAGAAGACCTCAATGGCGGCGATCTCCTGGACCTATAGCGAGGACCAGATCATCGCGCTACGCCAGCGCAACGCTCAGGCCGAGGCGGCCGCGCCAGTATCGTCGAATGTGACGCTGGAAAACATTCGCTTCCGCTACTCGATCAGCGGCGACACACCGCCCTGGAGGCCGACGCGCGCGTTCGACGATGGCAGCAAGGTCTATATCGAATTCCCCCGTCGCATTGATCAGGGCGAGGCGCCGCCCCTCTTCATCGTCGGTGCTGACGGGAACAACCAGCTCGTCAACTACCGCATGCGCGGCAACTACTACATCGTCGACCGTCTCTTTGCCGCCGCCGAACTGCGGCTCGGCACCAAGCAACAGCAGGTGGTGCGCATAACAAGGACCGACGGCCGGAAACCGACGCGGCGCATGGCACTCTTTCCACGTCTTGGCAGGTGA
- the trbF gene encoding conjugal transfer protein TrbF: MLFKRPIQRYGKTPEPVTPYQKAAQLWDERIGSSRVQARNWRFMALGCLTLAAGLSGGLVWQSMQSRVVPYVVEVDGFGEARAVAPAIRDYEPSDAQIAWHLGRFIQNVRSVSTDPVLVRQNWLSAYDFATDRAALFLNEYAKANDPFGQIGTRSVSVQVTSVVRASDSSFQVKWAEQVFERGSLASTTRWTAILTIVIRPPSNTDQLRNNPLGVFINAIDWSRELDSAAPTSVSPKGVHQ, encoded by the coding sequence ATGCTATTCAAGCGACCCATTCAACGTTACGGCAAGACGCCCGAGCCGGTCACGCCGTATCAGAAGGCCGCGCAGCTCTGGGACGAGCGCATAGGCTCATCTCGAGTGCAGGCCCGCAACTGGCGGTTCATGGCTCTTGGCTGTCTGACCTTGGCGGCCGGACTTTCCGGCGGACTCGTGTGGCAGTCGATGCAGAGCCGCGTCGTGCCTTACGTCGTCGAGGTCGACGGCTTCGGCGAGGCACGCGCCGTTGCGCCGGCAATCCGGGACTACGAGCCCTCCGATGCCCAGATCGCGTGGCATCTCGGCCGCTTCATTCAGAATGTCCGTTCCGTTTCCACCGATCCGGTGCTGGTGCGGCAGAACTGGCTTTCGGCCTATGACTTCGCCACCGACCGCGCGGCGCTCTTTCTCAACGAGTACGCCAAGGCGAACGATCCTTTCGGCCAGATCGGCACACGCAGCGTGTCGGTGCAAGTGACCAGCGTGGTCAGGGCTTCCGACAGCTCGTTCCAGGTCAAATGGGCCGAGCAGGTTTTTGAGCGCGGCAGCCTTGCCAGCACGACGCGCTGGACCGCGATCCTCACCATCGTGATCCGCCCGCCAAGTAATACTGACCAACTGCGCAACAACCCGCTCGGCGTCTTCATCAATGCGATCGACTGGTCGCGCGAGCTCGACAGTGCTGCGCCGACGTCCGTTTCCCCAAAAGGAGTCCACCAATGA